From the Drosophila sechellia strain sech25 chromosome X, ASM438219v1, whole genome shotgun sequence genome, the window CCGGCACACGAAGGACCCAGGAGCAGGCCAATCCTGGCAGCATAGTTGTGCAGCGTTTCACAGCAATCAGAGTCCTCCGAGAGCACACTAAAAATTGGAATAATCACAGCTCAGTTAGATCTTGCCCCAGAAGAATGAGATGGAAACCCACCTGAGTGTGCGCACCACATTGGCCTGGACCTCCAGTTCGCCCATGGATACCTCGGCCGCTCGAATGAGATGTGGACATGCCAATTGCAGTTGGAGCTGCAgacgctgctgttgctgggaAACATCTGCCAGAGCCCTCATGGCCGCCGACAGTTGATAGAGGGTGTGTAGCGGTGGTCCCTGTAGGCGTTTTGTGGCTCCCGCCTCATTCAACATCTGCAGGTGCAGTATCATCAGCTCCACGGCGCCATGGCGAGCCAGGCGGGACACCAACGTTTGCTGACCCGTCAATTTCCTGGGACAGAGCGAACTCGATATGGCCGATAGAGCGGGTGGCATTAGAGCAGGAATGGGCAGCGAATGACTCTCGCCGGAGGTCTCCAAACCAATCCAATTGCGGTTGAGGGCATCATCCCGCTCCTGGGCACTGCTGGCGGTCAGGAAGCGTATGCAACCATAGGCATAAATGCAAGCCTCCGGTTCATCCAGTGGCGATGCGTGTCCCAAACCATCGATAAGCAGCTCCAGAACGTCGTGTTCGTGGAAAAGGGCGTCATGCTGCTCGTGCCTGGCCACCTTGAAGATCAGCTTGCATGCACCCGTGAGATTGCTGCCCGTCACACGAAGCTAAAGCGATTTGAAagtattcaaataaaatggGGGAAATCCCGAGTGGAATGTCCAAATGGATGATGACTCACAGCCAAAACCACgcgagccacggccaaaaggACTCGTGGTGAAGTACATTCCACCAAACCGTAGAGTCCTCCTAGGATGAAGCCACGCTTGTAGTTGCGCTCCTGCTTTCTCACGCGTGTATAAAGCTCCTGGAGGATCTGTGAGCAATATAATTAATAGTCGAACCACTTGCTCTATTGAAGAAAATGATGAAATACTTATTGGAAACTGACCGCATTAATGTGCTGCACTGTCTCGTCGCTGCAATCCTTCAAACCACTGTGCTGCTTGAGCAGTTCGATCAGCGTTTCCGTGCTGGATTGACACAGCAGAGCTCCATTCCGGGTGGGCATGGGTGTGGCAGATACGGAACCCGATAGAGCCGGCAACTGGCGGGGCGTCGATGGTTTCTCGTTCTGCAGATAACGCATGCTATGTGAGGCCAGAAGAAATGGAAACGGATGAATGCCTGTGCCATGGAATCTAGCAATGGGTAACCTACGAAAAGGCACTTGGTGGCCGCCCAGCAAGGGCAACTTTGCCATACAAAACTCGTCCCGATTCGCGGGGCGTAATGGGTCGTCGAGTGCTGACCAAACGAGCACCACCGGTGGCCAAGAGTGGAACGGCGTTCACCGATTCGCCCAGGAACATCTTGGCCTCGCTTATGAGTTCCGCGGATGTCTTGCGCCTGCCCATTCCACTGGTGCCACTGGACACCAGGCCCAGTTTGTTCAGACTCTGTTCACTGGCATGCGGCTGGTGGTGGCGCATCTGGTGGTGCTtcgccagctgctgctgcctgtCCGATTTGTCCGAGTCCGCCGGCTGCTTGGCCATCTCCGCCGGATTCGCCTGAGGACGTGTCTCGCTGCGCGAACGTCGCCGCAATAGCAAACTCATCCTGGATCGCAATACTCCAATTTGTTAATATTGAGAAAACAGTGCAACACTCGACCAGCGCGACGAACAGTTCTCGATGGACTCCTCGCAGGCAGCGAGGAGGTTTGCCTGGAAATTTTAcgtttcgtttggctttttcGCGTGCACCATGCCAACGGGCTAGCACTCCACCCCAGCCAACACCTCTGCCCCAGCGAAGGAGTCCACCGAGCACCAGCCAACCAAATAGCCACCACCAAATGGAGAACGTTAAAGCGTTCACTTACCACTGCCTGTACAGTGGGACGCAGGTGGTCTATTGCCCCAAAGTGGGTCAACGCAATGGGAAAGGATAAGGCAAATTGCAGAGAAGGCTGTGGGTTTTAATTGCTTCTCGAAAATGATCGAAAGTTTCGAAAGGAAATGGTAGAAACTTATAAGATTTAATGGAATCCATGTATTAACAAGAATAGAGTGAACTTAACCCACTCTATATATCTTTGCATATGTATGTGAATTAATAAATCCCGAGCCACTGTGCCATATTGGTACGTAAATGAGAAAGCGCCGCTTTCAATAAAGGAACcgaccaaaacaaaacaatcgcCACGAACTCGAAAAGTGCTGCTCGGTTGGGCAATCGATATTCCCCATAGTATAGTCAGAGTCGTCGTAGTCTTGTGGAGAAAGCGGGAGATACGGCGGTAACGTGCGGAGCAGCAGAGCAGGTACCTGTGGTCGATTTGCATGTCCTGGATGGGACAGGACCGGACATTGTGTTGGAGCAGAAAAGTATTCCCAACCATCACATTCACAacaattgaaaaattatttaattggtCTAATTGAATTGCCAGACAGCGTCTAGCGACGTTTCGAAAATCGCATGCAAAACTATATATCAAATATTGAAACACTTTGGGGTGGTAAATATGAGAGGCGTGGCTGAAGCATATAATAAAGGTGCTGGGGGGCTCCATTTGGGGGTCCGCCAATTAACTTGATGGCCGGAATGTTGCGAAAAGGGAAATGCGAATGAGTGACGGAGCTCTGACCTGGATACGATTACGTGTGTCAGCGGAAAAGCTACGAAAATGAGTTTACTTCTGGATATATGGAATACTAGGAACATAGCTTTGTATTTCAACTGCTTAGATTTAAAGACTTCTGTGGGGGATTACTTTGCTGAACAACCCACTCATTAAATTTGAACAAACTAAGCAAGTTGCATTTATAAATTCCGAATTTATTTCTTGCAGGTCAGCGATATTGAATGAAGTACAAACACAGGGCAGCACAAAACTTCCATCAAACAAATCTGTACTAGTATTAGGCGACAATGCCACCGGAAAGACGACACTCATTGCCAAACTGCAGGGCGTCGAGGATCCGAAGAAGGGTTCCGGCCTGGAGTATGCCTACATTGATGTCAAGGATGAGTACAGAGACGGTGAGTGATCCGATATCTGTTGAAGTTTTGCAATTAGTAATTGATCTTATGTTGCTTCTATTGCAGACATGACGCGCTTGGGCGTTTGGGTCCTGGACGGTGATCCAGGACACACAAACCTGCTTCACTATGCGCTCAACGAAACGAACtatgcacacacactcgtCATCCTCACCGTTTCGATGACGCAGCCGTGGGGCTGGCTGGAGCAGCTAAACCATTGGATCAAGGTCCTGGGCCAGCACATCGATAGCCTGCAGCTGGACGCCAAAGAGAAGGAGGCGGCCCGCCAGCGACTGACCACCACGTGGCAGAGCTACTGTGAGGTGGGCGACGATCTGGATCCGGGCTCCCCCGTCAAGCGAACGATGCGCAACAACTCGATCGACGAGGATGACCTGCTGCCGCTGACGGAGGATGCACTAATTACAAATTTGGGCCTGGACATCGTTGTTGTGGTCACAAAGGTGAGTGCGACatggaaatattgaaaactatTACGGATCTCTAATCTTTGGATTTGCTTTTATAGACGGACTACATGACCACGCTAGAGAAGGAGTACGAGTATCGTGACGAGCACTTTGACTTCATCCAGCAGTGGATACGTAACTTCTGCTTGCGGCATGGCACTTCGCTCTTCTACACGAGCGTCAAGGAAGACAAGAACTGTGATGTCCTCTACAAGTATCTGACGCATCGAATTTATGGTCTACCATTCCGTACGCCAGCGCTAGTCGTTGAGAAGGATGCGGTACTCATGTGGGTGTCCCTTTTCTCTATTTTGCACTAGTTGCCATAATTAGCATTTTACTTATCTTTGTATCCCAACAGTCCGGCTGGCTGGGATAGCCTGAAGAAGATTAGTATTTTATACGAGAATATGCATGGAGTCAAGGCCGAGAATCCCTACACAGACATTATCAAATCGCCACCAACTAGAAAGGTATGTTACTCCATTCATTCATTTGCTAAAATGCTATGAGGCATTGCTTACATATTTCACCACTCTTCCAGGCGGTTTCCAATCGCGAGGCGGAAGTGCAGACGGAAGATGAGCAGGCGTTCCTGGCACGCCAGCAGGAGATCCTCAAGCAGGGCGACCAGGTGCGCGGTGAGTCGCCACTGCGATCGCAGGGCGTGGGCAGCAATAAGAGCGGACCCCGAACGCCCGGCACCACGGGACAGAGTTCGCCCAAAAAGGTATGTACGCCCAATGCACACCAAAAGTGCATATAAAGCTCAATCGTTAACCCATTTTCAGATTGATCCCAAGCTGACGCCAGCAACGCCCGGCGCCGAAGGTGTTCTGGCCAACTTCTTTAACTCGCTGCTGCACAAAAAGTCGGGCAGTCCGGGTGGCGGCGGTTCCGGCGCAGCGGGTAATCCGGCGGGTCCGGGTCGCACTGCCAACGGTACGGATGCAGTAATGACGCCCGAGAAGCTGGCCGTGCGCACAGATGCGGCCGCCGAGCTGGATCGATTATCGCGCAGCGTGAAAAAGGAGATCGACATGTCGCAGAGTGATTGTTGAGCCGTAGTCAACCAGGAGcagcaacacacacaccacaGCATAACAGCAGaacagcaacggcagcagcaacgaGAGAACCACAACAGCATGAAACCGTTATTTAAGCATCAAGTGAAGGGCAGAGACTCGTTGAGAGTCGCAGGATAGCTGGGCAGCCGCGAAAGGGATCATAATTGGAAACAGCTGCCCTGGATAATTCAATGGTCATCTAGTTGGTGTACGGTCTTTTTATCAGTTTCGCGGGGGCTAGCTTTTAACTTCACGGAACGTGATCAATGCCCAGAGATTGTTCTGCATAACCACTTTAAAACTTTCAAGGTACTCATTTGATGGGTTGCCTAGCCACTAGTGATTCTTTTGCGAGCCTTCTGCTTTATACTCAAACACTTTCGCtaagaaattaaacaaaaaaacaaaaggaaaactaGGAATGAGAAACAACGCTGAACAAGAGTTGAGACATTCGCCACTTAATGGATAAGCTTAGGAAAAATGTTTTCTATTTGAAGAAGGGAAATTGTCTGCGAGGCATCTTGTTGTACTCCTCCCAGCGCAGCTGGCCCCGCTCTGCATGTGTTTAAAGGGCCTTGGCGAGATGACAGACCGAGAAATAGAGAGAGGATAATGATAATGGTAACGATAATGATAACGCTAAGGATAAGGATAAAGTGAAgtaggtttttttttcgttcgcgggtccacacacacatttgtataataaattatttaatgagctgtaaaatgtaattaacAAACGGCAGACAAACGAGAGATTCGAACACGATTCAAGATCCCTGCGATGATGAGTATGGCTTGCTCCCTAGCCTGTATGtactttttaattatattaattatttacacacacacccactcacACTTCTGTCGATTCGGTAGGCGAGACGTTTACATTAGTATTTATACCAGGAGACTTCGAGGCGCTCCTCCATTGACATGTGTACATTTTAAGTTTGCTTTTgttccaaatccaaatccaaatccaaccaaccaaccaagcAACACACCAACCAACGAAGCCcattgtaattaattttatgccTCCTCAATCCCTTCGATTTTAATGTAGAACTCTTTCGTTATCCGCTCCAGAAGAGCAACCGCAGTCCGTCTTCATTTTAAAGCCAGTTTTTATTTAAGCCATTTTAAACGAGCGTGGATCACGGAGGGTACGCATGCATGTGTCCTGATCGAGGAGACCCTGTTAGACCAAGGCTGGATCGCATCTCGCCAGGCGAAGATTACTCTATTTTACTCTATGATTCGAATCGAGAAGTAGCTTTCCTTTTGCCATATGTATTCCACCATATGTATGCTCTTCTCGTCGGGAGATATAGTTTCCATAATATTCCACAATTTTTCATGACCTCTCCACTGCTCTTCCTCCCGCATTCAACTCTTTGCCTCTCGCTCTATGCCGTGTGTCGTTAGAAGCAAccacaaaaagaaaatatatataattaacaaaaaataaaaacgaaaaattaACTGAATGATTTGTGCTACAGAAACTATTTTTAtgtataaatacaaaataattatattaaatatattgtataacattatatacaaatatataaaacgGAAACCCAGAGCAAATTAAAAACCTTGTGCAAGCgaattatttaaacaaattgaacGGTATTCGAAAACTCCCAAACAAAGAacaaagctaaaaaaaaacacacacacacacaaaactaACTTAATGTAAattaaacacacacaaaatataGACAACAAATCAGCGTCGAAAATTGCaacaaaaaagtaaaataatttaaataaattttccaaaaacacaaaaagtaaATCGTACAAAAGGTTGTTTTTAATTGTGAGCTACTGAATAAATTCTGAGATGCAATAAATTGCATAGTGACGAAGGATACCTAATAACTTTGAATAAGTGGTACTCTTATTAGTGATGAAAGGCTCGTCTGAACGAGAAAGAAAATGCAGCTAGgtattttcattttgaaaGTTATTTCTACAATCATTTTTGTACACTTTGCAAAATTGTATACTATATCTATGCTGATAACTATTTCAAGCTATGAAAAGgaagttttttaaaataagtagtATAGTTTAACTGATCAGCATTTGGGCTATGGGTTATAGGTCTAATAGTAAGGTATTTAACATGTGAAAGGTGAGCGATTCTGGATAGTGATGATGAGGCAGTGGCTCCACCTGTTTGTCAATTACCCAAAGCTCCCAGTGCACGCGTCTATCCAAAGAAACCAAGGACAGCGAGGAACAGCTGCCAGCTGGCTTGGCTTCCCTGCCCTTCCCTGCTAGCATTGCCTTGATGGTACCAAGGATAACACTTTGCTTGACCTTCTCccagtatgtgtgtgtgtgtgtgttgcagAGAACGCGTGATAAATGATGTCGCCAGTCTACCTCAGTCTCTGCGCCCTTTTGGGTCCTTTGGCTTACTTATTGTTTCAGCCCGCATCCTTTGTGCCCGGCGACAGTTTTGCCAAGTTCCATCCCCTTACCACCCCCCTCCGCTGGATTTTCCCTCGCACGTGCTCATTTTCCTTATTGCCCAGCCTGACTTAGCGCCTTTTCTGCCAGCCTCGATTTGGCtcaaaaaaatattgacattgattttgatttcctttttgcGATTTGATGGCTTGCCTCCTGCACGTAGCATAGaccatatactatatactacATGCCATATGCCATACCATCTACCATTTACCATCAACTTTCCACACACAGTAACAAAGGATTCTGCTGCACCAGCTGCCAAATGCCGCGAGCTGGTTGCAAACTCGTATCAAAGATACTTttcatattaaaattatatgagTTTCAATACTTACGCCAATTTTGGGCACTTTAAATTGATATAACTGCAAGTTATATGCTAGAATACATATGGATGCTAGAATGTATCTTTGGTAATTTCTTGATTAAATATGATTGAATTAAAATGtactttccacttttataACTTTCAGTATGCATAATGGATTAATGTGGTCCAGTATATAAATAGATCTACCATGTAAACATCGAAAAAGTTAATAAACATCTAATGCATTCTGACATGTTATTTGATAAAAATTCAGcagcttttaaatttgccattcattaaatttgattgcACTTTTTTCTTCGATTTGCgctggctttttgttttttgtgatGGACAGCGAATAAATTGGCAAATAATTTATGCATACACAGACGGCGCTGCAGCgaataaaatgcaaatcaaattttacacaatgtaattaagttgcattttgcattttttgtagttgttgttttcgtttggTTCGATAAAAATCTAATAATAATTAAGCATGCCAGAGATGTGTGTTGGTTAATCGAACAAAATGCATTTACATAAAAATTCTTGTGCAAAATCTTAAATAGATTGCATTGTTTAGGTGCGAAGCCATTTCTTTTCGCTTGAATCGTTAAACCAATTAATCAATTTGCGTTTGATAAGCATGCGATAATCCCACAactaattataataatatccAACCAagctgttttctgtttttttttttccttttccaacACGAACGACGCGTCTTTCTAGCTGAGTTTCCATAATGACAGCTTAATTGGAATTGGATTCGGATGCGGAATCGCTCGGGATGTGTAGATTGGAGTCCCTGGAAGGGGGTAGTATGTATGTAAAACTTTTGACAGCTGTCGAGGCCATCAAAACAAGTTTGATAAAAGAGCGGCGAaagacggacggacggacaaacAACGGAGGAggcaaacaaataacaaataaatgcgCGGAGGATGAAAATTTATCAATCTCAAGTttcgcaaaacaaaaacaaatggcTGAATAATCGGGGGCGGGGGCAGGGGGGAGGGAAGGAAAGTCCATGAAGGagccaataaattatttgcatGCCATTTGCATGGCTagaaatatttgatttttagccAAATAGAAACGTCagtattatttaaaaaattatttaaaattaaatgaagaataaattatgcatatttaaggggttttttaatcaatttattaTTACCTGTTAACGTCGAAAAACAACTAAAATTAATAATGCTACATTTTCTAACTCCAGCAATTCGAAACACATTCTTTTTGGTTTTCCAAGGACATTTTCAGCTGGCGAAAAGGCCGAGAAAatcgttttatttaattatttggtGCGGTCATCTTTTGATTGCAGTCAATTGGAATTTTCGCAGCTGCAAATTCATTGAGAGCAGTGTTTACTTGGCTTTAATAGACTTGGCCCAGGATGTTCCATTGTCCTTGAAGCGAGTGAGGTCCTGTTTTATGCTCTCCTGCTGCAGCTAGCTGCATCGCATTTGTCTGACAAATTGAGTTTCCGGACGGACACCAAACTCGGAAAAAGCGCAAATAAAATCAAGTGTGTGGCCAGCAGCAAGAAATACACTGTAACATAAACGGTCTAAATAATCATTGGGAATTAAagacaattttttaaaatttatacgAATTTGCTGTGACCATTTTCATGCAGGAACTTCCCACAGCAGATTGGTTTTCTTTGGAGAAAATCGCAGAGCGGTTAGtaatttttcccagtgtgcACAGGAAGCTGGAAGAAGCGGAACGCTCTAATGACTCGGTTTCCTCCTCGAATGAAGCTATTGCTCGAAGATGCCCAATTGCACATGACACTCTTTGACCACAGAGCATTCCATTTGTGCAGGATGGCTTGGCTTGCCTTATTTTCCCATTTATTGCTCGCCTTTTCTGTGTCAATTTTCAATTGTCctcctttttggccagcaaaaaaagccaacaaaaatTGTCAATTAAAGCCATTAGGGCCATTGGCAATTAGTTGCCAGCCCCATTATGCGGAAAGTCATTTGCCATTGCTCGCATTTACTatatagtacatatatatgtttaccatactgaattttcaattttccgtTTTACCATGAAAATGCTCTCCCATTTATTTATCGCATTCATTTCATGTGTTGTTACTGCTCAAGACAGggaatttccatttcaaatttaagtaaattaaacCAGCGTACcagcttaaatt encodes:
- the LOC6617638 gene encoding cytoplasmic dynein 1 light intermediate chain 1 — translated: MAMNSGTQTNALTSSFTTKKKDADAEKENLWSAILNEVQTQGSTKLPSNKSVLVLGDNATGKTTLIAKLQGVEDPKKGSGLEYAYIDVKDEYRDDMTRLGVWVLDGDPGHTNLLHYALNETNYAHTLVILTVSMTQPWGWLEQLNHWIKVLGQHIDSLQLDAKEKEAARQRLTTTWQSYCEVGDDLDPGSPVKRTMRNNSIDEDDLLPLTEDALITNLGLDIVVVVTKTDYMTTLEKEYEYRDEHFDFIQQWIRNFCLRHGTSLFYTSVKEDKNCDVLYKYLTHRIYGLPFRTPALVVEKDAVLIPAGWDSLKKISILYENMHGVKAENPYTDIIKSPPTRKAVSNREAEVQTEDEQAFLARQQEILKQGDQVRGESPLRSQGVGSNKSGPRTPGTTGQSSPKKIDPKLTPATPGAEGVLANFFNSLLHKKSGSPGGGGSGAAGNPAGPGRTANGTDAVMTPEKLAVRTDAAAELDRLSRSVKKEIDMSQSDC
- the LOC6617639 gene encoding armadillo repeat-containing protein 2 yields the protein MSLLLRRRSRSETRPQANPAEMAKQPADSDKSDRQQQLAKHHQMRHHQPHASEQSLNKLGLVSSGTSGMGRRKTSAELISEAKMFLGESVNAVPLLATGGARLVSTRRPITPRESGRVLYGKVALAGRPPSAFSMRYLQNEKPSTPRQLPALSGSVSATPMPTRNGALLCQSSTETLIELLKQHSGLKDCSDETVQHINAILQELYTRVRKQERNYKRGFILGGLYGLVECTSPRVLLAVARVVLALRVTGSNLTGACKLIFKVARHEQHDALFHEHDVLELLIDGLGHASPLDEPEACIYAYGCIRFLTASSAQERDDALNRNWIGLETSGESHSLPIPALMPPALSAISSSLCPRKLTGQQTLVSRLARHGAVELMILHLQMLNEAGATKRLQGPPLHTLYQLSAAMRALADVSQQQQRLQLQLQLACPHLIRAAEVSMGELEVQANVVRTLSVLSEDSDCCETLHNYAARIGLLLGPSCAGGGQCSERLLAVLSRLGYMLGNILAKHESARIQYFHNDVAMEYLLNVLEQLNERSPSSVSHLDAQIKLIRVVANMSVNPEVGAGLGNVRSLGAVLLQLLSKTSEELTKKKSPEQQELLHATLGALHNLCFYQDKQAAVQPLAEGSLQSLIDDLSASLAKVLGNCQTSVTKVELARVLGNLTRNEQARRCFCAAGGLPLMVQQLTKQAAGQDYELRTCAIGVLVNLLGDGEQRGPFLQLRGAELLSLLLRGSLEQEDWFLANIVCQALWNLLIDGHCAANLCQSGNILDEVSDLLADYLDEDRLSPGDEDNDNDEDDPERESEDLNATDTDPEAHDALWEDFALVATDLLERIQNNFDRQQQSQASLPQNADNEDDNDVFIEEM